The following DNA comes from Methanotorris formicicus Mc-S-70.
TCTTTAACTTTTTCTCCGAAGTATTTAATCCATTCTTTTTGCTTCTCATCCAATTCGTTGTATATTTTCTTTGCTTCCTCCTCATCAATAATAACCAACTTCTCTCCATACTCCAATGCCCAATTTCTTGCCATTATTAGCCTATCTTTTAATCTCCCTATGTCGTATTCAGTAAAGTTATCCAAATCGTAATTGTTTCTTCTTAATATCTCAAACACCTTATCCATATCCAACTTATCATCTTTCATGGAAAGTTGGGCAATTATTGAACAGAACCTATATGGCACTTGTAAAGGCATTTTTTCTGGGATTCTTGGAGTGGAAAGTTCATACATCCTCAATTTTTCAATGTCATTTTCACTTAAATCATCTCTATCTTTATTTTCAAAGTAAAACTTCTCCAAATTATCATAGTTATCAACTAAATCAGGTATCTTCTTCAAATCAAAGTCAATGTGTTTTGCTGGCTTACTCCTAAGCATTAAATACCTCAAAATTTCTGGATGTGCAATCTTTTCCCAATCCTTAACAGCAAACACGACCCCTGATGAGGATGACATTGGTTTAACAACATCTCCAACCTTCAACTGTATCCACTCATAAACAACCTTTTCTGGTGGGATGTAGTTAAATACCTCCCTCGCTATTTTTATTCCAGTATCATAAGAGCCACCAGATGCTGCATGATCTTTACCCATTGGTTCAACAACAACTCCAAAAATACTCCACCTTGCTGGCCAATCCACCCTCCATGGGAGTTTTGCTCTACCTTTAAATGGCTTAACTGTATTTTCATACCCGCAACTGCATTTATAAGTTACTGTTTCCTCTTCTTTGTTGTAGTTTATGATTTTTGTTGTGTTTAATTTTCCACACCTCTCACAAACAACATTCAATGGATACCAATCATCTGGGAGTGGTTCTTTTCTGTATCTATTCAATATCTCAACTATTTTGTCCCTATTATTTAATGCCTCTATAATTTTTTTATCATAGATGCCTTTTTTGTAGTTCTCATCCGCTCTGTATGTGGTTAATTCAATCCCCAAATCATCTAAACTCTCCAAGAATGGTGTTAAAAAATGCTCTGCATAACTTTTACAGCATCCTTCTGGGCAAGGGATTTCACTTATTGGCATCCCCACATACTCAGCGTAATTCTCTGGTAAGAATGGATACACCTTCCTCAATGGGTCGTAGGTGTCTGCAATGAATATAAGTTCTGCATTAACGCCTTTATTTTTTAAACCTTTATAAATTGCATCTGCTGTGAGTGTTTCTCTTGCATTTCCTATGTGTATGTGTCCAGAAGGTGTTATTCCACAAGCAACAACATATTTTTCTGCCTCTCTTCTTTTTATCACTTTCTCAGCAATTACATCTGCCCAATGCAAGTCATCGCCCCCTAATGTATTTTTATAACAAAATGATCCTAAAAGATAGGATAATTAATTATCAAAATAAACACATCTCAAATAAAAATTTTTGCCATGTAAAAAATTAAAAAAGAATTTATTGTATAATTAACTTAGTATAAATCATTTTTGCAAAATTTAATATTTAACTCCAACGTTCTGTTTCATTCAAAAACCTATCTAAGAATTCCAACCCTCCCCCGTAATTAACCACACCCAAGTGGATTGAGACATAAAATGGGACATTATACTCGGAAGCAGTATGGTAATCAACTTCTGCTATAATTAGATACATATCCACATATTCTTTTTTAAGATACCAAGTATACTCCTTATTTATGATTTTTTTAGAAGAACCATTGGGATATATTATTTTATTGGTTAATATTATTGTGTAGTTGTGTGCAAGAAGAACCTTCAACGATTCATTGTTTAGTGCCCATGCTGGTGGAAGAAATAGGGTTGTATTGTTAAATCCACATTCTTTCATTATAAGTTCTGCGTTGTGCAATTTCTCTAAGCACATGTCTTTTGAACAGTTAAATTCATGAAATGTATGCTTATATCCATGAAGTTCAATTTTATATCCTCTTTTTTCTAATTGATGCAGATATTCAACAAAATCTTTATTTTTCCTCAAATCCCATTTCCCACCACTTGGAGGATTTTCAAGTTCTGGAATGACAAATAATATGGTATTGTTGCTGTAGTTGTGTTTGTCTATAACTTTAACAACCTCCTTCAAATCTGCAAAATATTTGGGAGAAACGTCATGCACCAA
Coding sequences within:
- the lysS gene encoding lysine--tRNA ligase; amino-acid sequence: MHWADVIAEKVIKRREAEKYVVACGITPSGHIHIGNARETLTADAIYKGLKNKGVNAELIFIADTYDPLRKVYPFLPENYAEYVGMPISEIPCPEGCCKSYAEHFLTPFLESLDDLGIELTTYRADENYKKGIYDKKIIEALNNRDKIVEILNRYRKEPLPDDWYPLNVVCERCGKLNTTKIINYNKEEETVTYKCSCGYENTVKPFKGRAKLPWRVDWPARWSIFGVVVEPMGKDHAASGGSYDTGIKIAREVFNYIPPEKVVYEWIQLKVGDVVKPMSSSSGVVFAVKDWEKIAHPEILRYLMLRSKPAKHIDFDLKKIPDLVDNYDNLEKFYFENKDRDDLSENDIEKLRMYELSTPRIPEKMPLQVPYRFCSIIAQLSMKDDKLDMDKVFEILRRNNYDLDNFTEYDIGRLKDRLIMARNWALEYGEKLVIIDEEEAKKIYNELDEKQKEWIKYFGEKVKDIEFDALNIHELIYETAKEIGLEPKKAFLASYKILLGKRYGPKLGSFLATLGREFVVRRYNMFE
- a CDS encoding DUF2334 domain-containing protein; translation: MKKFIFLISIALILVILQGNYLNKTSKEPKITKNLYKKPIILVHDVSPKYFADLKEVVKVIDKHNYSNNTILFVIPELENPPSGGKWDLRKNKDFVEYLHQLEKRGYKIELHGYKHTFHEFNCSKDMCLEKLHNAELIMKECGFNNTTLFLPPAWALNNESLKVLLAHNYTIILTNKIIYPNGSSKKIINKEYTWYLKKEYVDMYLIIAEVDYHTASEYNVPFYVSIHLGVVNYGGGLEFLDRFLNETERWS